From one Candidatus Cloacimonadota bacterium genomic stretch:
- a CDS encoding nucleotidyltransferase domain-containing protein, whose product MSKEEIFSILVSIIKSRVKSIYEIVVFGSYAKGIQNIESDVDIAIIIQNKISRKMKLKLLNDLWLETAKVGLDVDLIIKTLDDYRKEQKIFGTIANNIFNEGNSLWKMKLT is encoded by the coding sequence ATGTCGAAGGAAGAAATTTTCTCAATTTTGGTAAGTATTATAAAAAGTAGAGTAAAATCTATTTATGAAATTGTTGTTTTTGGTAGTTATGCGAAAGGTATCCAAAATATTGAGAGCGATGTTGATATCGCCATAATCATCCAGAATAAAATATCAAGAAAGATGAAATTAAAATTATTGAATGATTTATGGCTTGAAACTGCAAAAGTTGGTTTAGATGTTGATTTGATCATAAAAACTTTGGATGATTATCGAAAAGAACAGAAAATTTTCGGAACAATTGCTAATAATATTTTCAATGAAGGTAATTCCTTATGGAAAATGAAATTGACTTAA
- a CDS encoding HEPN domain-containing protein, producing the protein MENEIDLIEKWKIKADHDLKIVEQGLKNDYIVTDVLCFHCQQAAEKFLKMFLVRHKIKFAKIHNIAVLLEKCKTIDKTFMELDNTIYLTNYTVQLRYPDDFYIPDVQETKDAYQDAIRVKKLY; encoded by the coding sequence ATGGAAAATGAAATTGACTTAATCGAAAAATGGAAAATCAAAGCAGACCATGATCTGAAAATTGTTGAACAAGGCTTGAAAAATGATTATATAGTTACGGATGTACTTTGTTTTCATTGTCAGCAGGCTGCTGAAAAATTCTTGAAAATGTTTCTTGTACGCCATAAAATAAAATTCGCAAAAATTCATAATATTGCTGTATTATTGGAAAAATGTAAAACGATTGATAAAACTTTTATGGAGTTGGATAATACTATTTATCTGACTAATTATACTGTTCAGTTAAGATATCCCGATGATTTTTATATTCCGGATGTTCAAGAAACAAAAGACGCCTATCAGGATGCAATAAGAGTAAAAAAATTGTATTAG